A region from the Algoriphagus machipongonensis genome encodes:
- a CDS encoding helix-turn-helix transcriptional regulator, whose amino-acid sequence MNRIDRLTAILTHLQSKRTIRAIELANRFGVSLRTIYRDVRALEETGVPIIGEAGQGYSLVEGYRLPPVMFTKQEALAFIVAEKLLEKSMDEESNRFFKEALYKVKAILKSEEKDLLGRVDDKIQVFKRENHQSQFKRSKNFQLVLEAISERRVLQGHYTTFEPKKTTERILEPIGIYYSYSNWYLIAYCRLRKDYRTFRIDRFDKIHVLDGSFVLGKHPKFQEFLDKISSEHQLHQIVIRVDNSGLKYLQNAKYDLGFVSEQKGEEATDMTFMNSSLEGFLRGILYMTDMVQIVSPIELRKRLTVLLADIKGKQLSEK is encoded by the coding sequence ATGAACCGGATTGATAGATTGACCGCTATTTTGACTCATTTGCAGTCTAAAAGGACAATTAGAGCTATAGAATTAGCCAATAGATTTGGGGTAAGTCTAAGGACTATTTACCGGGATGTCCGAGCTTTGGAGGAGACGGGCGTGCCCATAATTGGTGAGGCTGGGCAAGGTTATTCTTTGGTGGAGGGGTATAGGTTACCTCCAGTAATGTTTACCAAACAAGAAGCTTTGGCCTTTATCGTTGCGGAAAAATTACTCGAGAAGTCCATGGATGAGGAGAGCAATAGGTTTTTTAAAGAGGCTTTATACAAAGTGAAAGCCATTTTGAAGTCTGAAGAGAAGGATTTGTTGGGCAGAGTGGATGATAAGATACAGGTATTCAAAAGAGAAAATCATCAGTCGCAGTTTAAACGAAGCAAGAATTTTCAATTGGTATTGGAGGCTATATCTGAAAGAAGAGTTTTGCAAGGTCACTATACCACCTTTGAACCTAAAAAGACAACAGAGAGGATTTTAGAACCAATCGGGATCTATTACTCTTATTCCAATTGGTACTTAATCGCCTATTGTCGGTTGAGAAAGGATTATAGAACTTTTCGGATTGATCGATTTGACAAAATCCATGTTTTAGATGGATCGTTTGTTTTGGGGAAACACCCTAAATTTCAAGAGTTTCTCGATAAAATTTCTTCCGAGCATCAACTACACCAAATTGTAATTCGAGTGGATAATTCTGGTTTGAAATACCTGCAAAATGCGAAATATGACTTGGGTTTTGTTTCTGAGCAAAAAGGTGAAGAAGCAACAGACATGACTTTTATGAACTCCTCTTTGGAGGGTTTTTTGAGAGGAATTTTATATATGACTGATATGGTGCAAATCGTCTCTCCAATAGAACTGAGAAAAAGATTAACTGTTCTTTTAGCAGATATTAAGGGAAAGCAATTGAGTGAAAAGTAA
- a CDS encoding CHAT domain-containing protein, whose translation MANLKIKLKGQDHSQFLTGEDQGFELYNLDQAFSVLNPTRGDVPEHSIDIDDDKIIEFEFDDDTVWIGDQESLREIFPSQFKRSGDGEELYLPDEISSDESDRGIIKKIGIKLLKVFVKKKVIRPKMRDLAFNLENKQLAFSGHDFEKVKYGVLCHCDKEFELTVAKGLDPKKRHLLFLHGTGSSTKSSFGDLKDSEGYNNLVTDYGTEQIIAFQHRTLTTSPLENVLELVGQLPSGIELDLLSQSRGGLVADVLARFCADGNGFGPEEKGVLIDNDRERDLEVIEELKSLMANKNIKIRKMVRVASPANGTTLASKRLNIFLNVTFNLVGLATGQAGNPVFIAFKEMILEAVSCKDDVDVLPGLEAMNPKSPFIKVLNYQGSEIVISAPLFVVGGSSELSLRFKSLVVLVGKFFFLDKNDLVVNTESMKWGAIREPGNVSIYIEKSGAIDHFKYFCTDNTLKAVIDALDVEVGKVPDQFLIQEKSSSLERGALGLEGGDYKREKITGDKPIVIMLPGIMGSNLRDDKMLWINYFRFLKGDLSKLQYQGGKPEKLSADSLISTSYKDLGENLEKTYDVLTFQFDWRLPLQQSASILNEKVKDLLKFEQPIKIVAHSMGGVLVRDFILYYPETWKALNSSIGFKAVFLGSPLGGSYRIPYVLFGKDSIIRLLGKIDIRHSTKDLLKVFSDFPGILNLLPIGKNNKHDFSDRNFWEKLRAASGDESWPIPSKKVLDEFAKHQELVLKEAESIDYKNICYIAGQSSKKNFTVCDLDIVEGELTFYATNAGDESVTWASGIPEGIRKLGQYYYANVTHGGLSKDSKLFAAIEDLLIYGSTSKIQNSLPSVRGEEKDFVAVETEPFDISEENVINTLLGVDYGEDKWKVETPIRVSVSHGDLKYAKYPVLAGHFEYDAILTTERSIDRQLNGELNRLLQMGLYPGPIGTNQIVLSDPNSNSTFKGGIIVGLGVPGELSAYQLMTSIEKGVARYLTIRNQNKHKKNVDPNKDTVGISVIAIANSYGGLSTDSSIRAVIQGIQNANRSILNFYEGKINGIEEIEIIEIFNDKALSILKTVQRLQTSDGREFNIVFQGKGLQSKIGRRWRIPYDNSSDWWTRITVCEDEDDGVEKFKMSVATSGASEKVEEVYSNNKTLNILLNDMTMNNQYSPEIAKTMFELLIPLSFKEELKRQNNISWVLDVASAAYPWEMIQENVDSVPICIHSGMVRQLSTGNFRERTSRVKEKTALVVGDPVLDKFMSQLPGAKREAELVSGLLKQEGFVTQSLINSSASAIFLKLFSKNHKVIHLAGHGVFEYGPKKSTGMVIGNDSFLTPGQIAGMSETAEMVFVNCCYLGQMDQESELKSQQRNKFAANIGTQLINNGARAVIVAGWAVDDTAALDFAKLFYQNMFEGIGFGESVKRARKKIYEDHGKRTNTWGAFQCYGDPFYKLIDGRGGQSDDSGIVVLEEVEIELKNLFQQMEANDYDHQYILNRMIKLEDSVEKIGLKSDKILELGAGIYSGLNEYERAVNCYQKLLSFNNSNYTVKSLEQYGNVRAKLAVKNFFEGEVKGTETIKLLDEVVSDLNVLIQIGESTERLSLLGSTLKRKMFVLSQIGSKDSLKTLEESMKAYERASVLSGFRNPYPLNNWLSLFRIALLNEGQTSISKIPLKARKALDEILANYSKESRDFWTLSNIATIKLTQLLMGSPKVTLEELQKAYEGIWSMAGNKGQKSAEIEHLSIIIASLGLLKSDKVAGLKKEIEELKTQLEKKL comes from the coding sequence ATGGCAAATCTCAAAATTAAACTCAAAGGACAAGATCATTCTCAATTTCTAACTGGAGAGGATCAAGGTTTTGAATTATACAATTTAGATCAAGCTTTTTCTGTTTTGAACCCTACTCGAGGAGATGTTCCAGAGCACTCTATTGATATCGATGATGATAAGATCATTGAATTTGAGTTTGATGACGATACGGTTTGGATTGGGGATCAGGAGTCTCTGAGAGAAATTTTTCCTTCACAGTTTAAAAGATCTGGAGATGGTGAAGAGCTTTATTTGCCTGATGAAATAAGTTCCGATGAGTCTGACAGAGGCATAATCAAGAAAATAGGGATAAAGCTCTTGAAAGTTTTTGTAAAGAAGAAAGTCATCCGTCCAAAAATGCGGGATTTGGCCTTCAACTTGGAAAACAAGCAATTAGCTTTTTCCGGTCATGATTTTGAAAAGGTTAAATATGGGGTTCTTTGTCATTGTGATAAGGAATTTGAACTTACGGTAGCCAAGGGATTAGATCCAAAAAAGCGGCACTTACTTTTTTTACATGGAACGGGATCTTCTACCAAAAGCTCATTCGGAGATTTAAAAGACTCTGAAGGCTATAATAACTTGGTGACGGATTATGGGACCGAGCAAATTATAGCTTTTCAACACCGTACTTTGACTACAAGTCCTTTGGAAAATGTGCTGGAATTAGTAGGCCAACTTCCATCTGGAATAGAACTGGATTTATTAAGTCAGTCTCGAGGAGGTCTTGTAGCAGATGTTTTAGCCAGATTCTGTGCAGATGGAAATGGTTTTGGACCAGAAGAAAAAGGAGTTTTAATCGATAATGATCGAGAGCGCGATCTTGAAGTTATTGAGGAACTCAAGTCCTTAATGGCAAATAAAAATATTAAAATCAGAAAGATGGTTCGAGTTGCCAGTCCTGCAAACGGGACCACTCTTGCCTCTAAGAGATTGAATATCTTTTTAAATGTCACCTTTAACCTAGTTGGCTTGGCAACTGGACAGGCAGGCAATCCGGTTTTTATTGCTTTTAAAGAGATGATCCTTGAAGCCGTTTCCTGCAAAGATGATGTAGATGTATTGCCAGGATTGGAAGCGATGAACCCAAAATCACCATTTATCAAGGTGTTGAATTACCAAGGTTCAGAAATCGTTATTTCGGCACCATTGTTTGTGGTAGGAGGAAGTAGTGAGCTTAGCCTTCGATTTAAAAGTTTGGTAGTATTAGTAGGTAAGTTTTTCTTCCTGGACAAAAATGATTTGGTAGTGAATACCGAAAGCATGAAATGGGGTGCCATTAGGGAGCCGGGCAATGTTTCTATTTATATAGAGAAGAGTGGAGCCATAGACCATTTTAAATATTTCTGTACTGACAACACCCTTAAGGCAGTCATTGATGCATTGGATGTAGAGGTAGGGAAAGTGCCAGACCAATTCTTGATCCAAGAGAAATCAAGCAGTCTTGAGCGGGGAGCTCTTGGCCTGGAAGGGGGAGATTATAAGCGAGAAAAAATCACTGGAGATAAGCCAATTGTAATCATGCTACCAGGAATCATGGGGTCTAATCTTCGTGATGATAAAATGCTTTGGATAAATTATTTCAGATTTTTGAAAGGAGATCTTTCCAAACTACAATACCAAGGAGGAAAACCGGAGAAATTGAGTGCTGATTCTTTGATCTCAACATCCTATAAAGATTTAGGAGAAAATCTGGAGAAGACTTATGATGTATTGACTTTTCAATTTGATTGGAGATTGCCCCTTCAGCAAAGTGCCAGCATTCTAAATGAAAAGGTAAAGGACCTTCTCAAATTTGAACAGCCGATTAAGATTGTTGCTCATAGTATGGGGGGAGTTCTGGTTAGGGACTTTATTCTTTACTATCCAGAGACTTGGAAGGCATTAAATTCTTCTATTGGCTTTAAGGCAGTTTTTCTAGGATCCCCTCTTGGAGGTTCATACCGAATCCCGTACGTATTATTTGGCAAAGACAGCATCATTCGTCTTTTAGGCAAAATAGATATCAGGCATTCTACCAAAGATCTATTGAAAGTATTCTCAGATTTCCCTGGAATTTTGAATTTGTTGCCGATCGGTAAAAACAACAAGCATGATTTTTCAGACAGGAATTTCTGGGAGAAACTTCGGGCAGCATCTGGAGATGAGTCTTGGCCTATTCCTTCTAAAAAGGTATTAGATGAGTTTGCCAAACATCAAGAACTGGTGTTGAAAGAAGCTGAATCGATTGATTATAAAAATATATGCTACATCGCAGGACAAAGCAGTAAAAAGAATTTTACCGTTTGTGATTTGGATATTGTGGAGGGTGAGTTGACCTTTTATGCGACCAATGCAGGAGATGAAAGCGTGACCTGGGCTTCAGGAATTCCCGAAGGTATCAGAAAGTTGGGGCAGTACTATTATGCGAATGTCACCCATGGTGGGCTTTCCAAAGACAGTAAGCTGTTTGCAGCTATTGAGGATTTATTGATTTATGGTAGTACATCGAAAATTCAAAATAGCCTACCGAGCGTAAGGGGAGAAGAAAAGGATTTTGTGGCTGTAGAGACGGAACCATTCGACATCAGTGAAGAAAATGTGATCAATACCCTACTTGGAGTTGATTATGGAGAAGATAAATGGAAAGTAGAAACTCCGATTAGAGTAAGCGTCAGCCATGGTGATTTGAAATATGCTAAATACCCTGTGCTTGCCGGTCATTTTGAATACGATGCTATTCTTACCACAGAAAGATCCATCGACCGACAATTGAATGGCGAATTAAATAGATTGCTTCAAATGGGGCTTTACCCTGGGCCTATTGGAACCAATCAAATCGTACTTTCTGACCCTAATTCAAACTCAACTTTTAAAGGTGGAATCATTGTGGGATTGGGGGTGCCAGGAGAACTATCTGCTTATCAATTGATGACTTCTATTGAAAAAGGAGTCGCCAGGTATTTGACGATAAGGAATCAAAATAAGCACAAAAAAAATGTAGACCCTAATAAGGATACAGTTGGAATATCAGTGATTGCTATTGCCAATAGTTATGGTGGCTTATCTACAGATTCATCTATTCGAGCCGTCATTCAGGGAATTCAAAATGCCAATAGGAGTATTTTGAACTTCTACGAGGGGAAAATAAATGGTATAGAGGAAATTGAAATTATTGAGATTTTCAATGATAAGGCACTTTCTATATTGAAAACCGTGCAGCGTCTTCAGACCAGTGATGGCAGAGAGTTTAATATTGTGTTTCAAGGAAAAGGTCTCCAATCTAAAATCGGAAGAAGGTGGAGAATTCCTTATGATAATTCATCTGATTGGTGGACAAGAATTACCGTTTGTGAGGATGAAGATGACGGGGTAGAAAAATTTAAGATGTCTGTTGCTACGAGTGGGGCCAGTGAAAAAGTAGAGGAAGTCTATTCAAATAACAAGACCTTAAATATTCTGCTGAATGATATGACGATGAATAATCAATATTCTCCAGAGATCGCCAAAACGATGTTTGAGCTGTTGATTCCATTAAGTTTTAAAGAGGAGTTGAAGCGTCAGAATAATATTTCATGGGTTTTGGATGTAGCTTCTGCAGCTTACCCTTGGGAGATGATTCAAGAAAATGTAGACTCAGTTCCTATCTGTATTCATTCTGGGATGGTGAGACAATTGTCCACTGGGAATTTCAGAGAAAGAACTTCCAGAGTTAAAGAGAAGACTGCCTTGGTGGTGGGAGATCCTGTTTTGGATAAGTTTATGTCGCAGCTTCCAGGGGCAAAAAGAGAAGCGGAGTTAGTTTCTGGCTTATTAAAACAAGAAGGTTTTGTTACTCAAAGTTTGATTAACAGTTCTGCTTCGGCAATATTTTTAAAACTCTTCTCTAAAAATCATAAAGTAATCCATCTTGCTGGGCATGGTGTATTTGAATATGGACCTAAGAAATCCACAGGTATGGTAATTGGGAATGATTCATTTTTAACTCCAGGGCAAATTGCAGGGATGAGTGAAACAGCAGAAATGGTATTTGTTAACTGTTGCTATTTAGGCCAAATGGATCAGGAATCAGAGTTAAAAAGTCAACAGCGAAATAAATTTGCGGCGAACATAGGAACTCAATTGATCAATAACGGAGCTAGAGCGGTGATTGTAGCAGGTTGGGCTGTTGATGACACTGCAGCACTGGATTTTGCGAAGTTATTTTACCAAAATATGTTTGAAGGGATAGGTTTTGGGGAGTCTGTTAAAAGGGCAAGAAAGAAGATCTATGAAGATCATGGCAAACGAACAAACACTTGGGGAGCATTTCAATGTTATGGAGATCCTTTTTACAAATTAATCGATGGAAGAGGAGGTCAATCAGATGACTCGGGTATCGTTGTCTTAGAAGAGGTAGAAATAGAACTGAAAAACCTATTCCAACAAATGGAAGCCAATGATTACGATCATCAATATATTTTGAATAGAATGATCAAGTTGGAAGATTCAGTAGAAAAGATTGGGCTTAAAAGTGATAAAATTTTAGAATTAGGAGCAGGTATTTACAGTGGTCTAAATGAATATGAAAGAGCGGTCAACTGCTATCAAAAATTGCTTTCTTTCAATAATTCGAATTATACTGTTAAGTCTTTAGAGCAGTATGGGAATGTTAGGGCTAAGCTAGCAGTGAAAAATTTCTTTGAGGGTGAAGTAAAAGGTACTGAAACTATCAAGCTACTTGATGAAGTGGTTTCTGATTTGAACGTGTTAATACAAATTGGAGAATCTACAGAAAGGTTAAGTCTTTTGGGTAGTACTCTGAAAAGGAAGATGTTCGTGTTGAGTCAAATAGGTTCAAAAGATAGCCTTAAGACTTTAGAGGAATCCATGAAAGCCTATGAAAGGGCATCAGTTCTCAGTGGATTCAGAAACCCTTATCCACTAAATAATTGGCTTTCACTATTTAGGATTGCTTTGCTAAATGAGGGGCAAACGAGTATAAGCAAAATTCCTTTGAAGGCTAGAAAGGCATTGGATGAGATTTTGGCAAATTATTCAAAAGAGTCTAGGGATTTTTGGACCCTGAGCAATATTGCCACTATCAAACTGACACAATTGCTCATGGGAAGCCCAAAGGTAACCTTAGAGGAACTTCAAAAAGCTTATGAGGGAATTTGGTCTATGGCGGGAAATAAGGGGCAAAAGTCAGCTGAAATTGAGCACTTGTCTATTATCATTGCTTCTTTGGGATTACTTAAATCGGATAAAGTAGCGGGATTGAAGAAAGAAATTGAGGAGTTAAAAACTCAGTTAGAAAAAAAGTTATGA
- a CDS encoding LacI family DNA-binding transcriptional regulator: MKKKRTSITDIANALNVTPSTVSRALNGGGKVSEKKRLEILALAKNLGYRPNPIAKSLLENRTHTIGLIIPEFTHHFYSRMLAGIESVTSKAGYQLLICTSNEKQKQEIKSTHALLDARVDGIIATISKMNDKFEHLQEVMDSGTPLVLVDRFSEEIETPYVISDDFNGAFTAVDFLCQNGCRNILHIKGPENLSTTFNRFMGFKEALRKHKIELNEDLILESSDPNLIENIRSCLKDFQIDGAFTYSDYLAFEIYKVANDLNISIPNQLSVIGYADEPISTYLSPTLSTVNQQPFEMGVTGAQYLLNKINNPEIELEFKNLEAKLVIRESCMKRKLQIQ, encoded by the coding sequence ATGAAAAAGAAGAGAACGAGCATCACCGATATTGCCAATGCACTTAATGTTACTCCGTCCACGGTGTCAAGAGCATTGAATGGTGGTGGTAAAGTCAGTGAGAAAAAACGCCTTGAGATTCTTGCTTTAGCTAAAAATTTGGGATATAGACCCAATCCCATTGCAAAGAGTCTTTTAGAAAACAGAACTCATACTATTGGATTGATTATCCCCGAGTTTACTCACCATTTCTATAGCCGTATGCTTGCGGGAATAGAAAGTGTTACTTCTAAAGCGGGTTACCAATTACTGATTTGCACCTCCAATGAAAAGCAAAAACAGGAGATCAAATCCACCCATGCACTTTTGGATGCAAGGGTAGATGGAATAATTGCCACTATCTCTAAAATGAATGATAAATTTGAGCATCTTCAAGAAGTAATGGACAGTGGAACTCCCTTAGTTTTAGTAGATAGATTTTCAGAAGAAATTGAAACGCCTTATGTTATTTCTGACGACTTTAATGGGGCTTTTACTGCGGTGGATTTCTTGTGCCAAAATGGATGTAGGAATATCCTTCATATTAAGGGGCCAGAAAACTTATCTACCACCTTCAATCGTTTTATGGGCTTTAAGGAAGCACTCCGAAAACATAAAATCGAATTAAATGAAGATTTGATTTTAGAAAGTAGTGACCCAAATCTGATAGAAAATATCAGATCCTGCCTAAAAGATTTCCAAATTGACGGAGCTTTTACTTATAGCGACTACTTAGCCTTTGAAATTTATAAAGTGGCTAATGATTTAAATATTTCAATCCCAAATCAATTGTCTGTTATTGGATATGCTGATGAACCTATTTCAACTTACCTAAGTCCCACTTTGAGTACTGTCAATCAGCAACCATTTGAAATGGGAGTCACTGGTGCTCAGTATTTACTTAACAAAATCAATAACCCTGAAATTGAGTTGGAATTTAAAAATCTGGAAGCAAAATTGGTCATAAGGGAATCTTGCATGAAAAGGAAGCTCCAAATTCAATAG
- a CDS encoding aldo/keto reductase, whose translation MELGQTGLEIPTMVVGTSSLGNLYEAKSYQEKLDLVKAALGCFQNQVMFDSAGKYGAGLALETLGEALKELMVPQEKVLISNKLGWKRTPLIGTEPSFEKDVWKDLDHDAVQDISYQGILNCFEEGNDLLNGFETQLVSIHDPDEYLDQASSPKDYEKRFQDILEGYAALDELKKTGKVKAIGVGSKSWEVIQKIHSHFKLDWVMIANSMTIYDHPAELFEFMNQLEKEGVGIVNSAVFHSGFLVGGEYFDYQKMNKNEVRDQLKYQWRIDFFSLCETHKIDPAHACIQFALQLPGVNSIALNSSSLHRIQANAEYCNTLISDSFWDACKEKGIVADYLSEFNLNKTA comes from the coding sequence ATGGAGTTAGGTCAAACCGGATTAGAAATACCAACCATGGTCGTAGGAACCAGCTCTTTAGGTAATCTATATGAGGCAAAGTCATATCAAGAAAAGCTTGATTTGGTGAAGGCAGCATTAGGATGCTTTCAAAATCAAGTAATGTTTGATTCTGCTGGTAAATACGGAGCTGGTTTGGCATTGGAAACTTTGGGAGAAGCATTGAAAGAGTTGATGGTACCTCAGGAAAAAGTATTGATTAGCAATAAATTGGGATGGAAACGTACCCCTTTAATTGGAACGGAACCCTCCTTTGAAAAGGATGTTTGGAAGGATTTGGATCATGATGCTGTTCAGGATATTAGTTATCAGGGGATATTAAATTGCTTCGAGGAAGGAAATGACTTATTGAATGGGTTTGAAACACAGTTGGTTTCTATCCATGATCCGGATGAGTATTTGGATCAAGCTTCTTCACCAAAAGATTACGAAAAGCGCTTTCAGGATATTTTGGAAGGCTATGCAGCTCTGGATGAACTGAAGAAAACTGGAAAGGTGAAAGCCATAGGAGTAGGTTCTAAAAGTTGGGAAGTAATCCAGAAAATCCATTCTCATTTCAAGCTGGATTGGGTGATGATCGCCAATAGCATGACGATTTACGATCATCCTGCAGAGCTTTTTGAGTTTATGAATCAGTTAGAAAAGGAAGGAGTGGGGATTGTCAACTCCGCAGTGTTTCATTCTGGATTTTTGGTGGGAGGAGAGTATTTTGATTATCAAAAGATGAATAAAAATGAGGTTCGAGATCAGTTAAAATATCAATGGAGAATTGATTTCTTCTCACTTTGTGAAACGCATAAAATCGATCCAGCACATGCATGTATTCAATTTGCTCTCCAACTACCGGGTGTCAATTCTATAGCTCTAAACTCTTCCTCTTTACATAGGATTCAAGCAAATGCAGAATACTGCAATACTTTAATTTCCGATTCATTCTGGGATGCTTGTAAAGAGAAAGGTATAGTTGCTGACTATTTATCAGAATTTAATTTGAATAAAACTGCATGA
- a CDS encoding zinc-binding alcohol dehydrogenase family protein, whose translation MKVLSCKSPGEFEYLESKMPKLSEGRAIVKIKRIGICGTDLHAFEGTQPFFSYPRTLGHELSGEVIEIGESEEIFKGDDVTVIPYFNCGSCIACKKGKPNCCQNISVFGVHEDGGMQEYVSLPIPSLVKKEGLSLEQLALAEPFAIGAHGVSRAGVKPGHVVLVVGAGPIGLGVLEFARIAGATVIAMDTNEKRLEFCQKEWNVEHVVKAGNNAFEAIREITKGDFCDSVIDATGSLTAINQGFQYIAHGGNYVLVGLQKGEIAFSHPEFHKREATLMSSRNATREDFDQVLDAMASGQFSVDKYITHRVRFDQVKNDFQSWLNPETGVIKALVEL comes from the coding sequence ATGAAAGTATTATCCTGTAAATCACCGGGAGAATTTGAATATCTGGAAAGCAAAATGCCAAAGCTTTCTGAAGGAAGAGCCATTGTCAAAATCAAAAGAATAGGAATTTGTGGGACAGACCTCCATGCATTTGAAGGTACCCAACCCTTTTTCTCTTATCCTAGGACTCTTGGACATGAACTGTCAGGAGAAGTAATAGAGATTGGAGAAAGTGAAGAGATTTTTAAAGGTGATGATGTGACTGTAATCCCCTATTTCAATTGTGGTTCTTGCATTGCCTGTAAAAAAGGCAAGCCCAATTGTTGTCAGAATATCAGCGTATTTGGTGTTCATGAAGATGGAGGAATGCAGGAGTATGTTTCATTGCCCATACCTTCTTTGGTTAAAAAGGAAGGTTTAAGCCTTGAGCAGCTCGCCTTAGCGGAGCCATTTGCTATTGGAGCACATGGAGTTAGTAGGGCAGGAGTAAAGCCGGGGCATGTTGTTTTGGTGGTCGGCGCAGGTCCAATCGGACTGGGCGTATTGGAATTTGCGCGGATCGCCGGAGCAACAGTAATCGCGATGGATACCAATGAAAAAAGATTGGAGTTCTGTCAAAAGGAATGGAATGTTGAGCATGTGGTGAAAGCGGGAAATAATGCTTTTGAAGCCATTCGGGAAATTACAAAGGGGGATTTTTGTGATTCAGTAATTGATGCTACTGGTAGCTTGACGGCGATTAATCAAGGGTTTCAGTACATAGCTCATGGAGGTAACTATGTTTTGGTAGGCTTACAAAAAGGAGAAATTGCTTTTTCCCATCCTGAATTCCATAAACGTGAAGCAACATTGATGAGCAGTAGAAATGCAACTAGAGAAGATTTTGACCAGGTTTTAGACGCTATGGCTTCCGGGCAATTTTCAGTGGATAAGTACATCACTCATAGGGTTAGGTTTGATCAGGTGAAAAATGATTTCCAATCTTGGTTGAATCCTGAAACCGGTGTGATTAAGGCTTTGGTAGAATTATAA